A section of the Rhizobium sp. BG4 genome encodes:
- a CDS encoding CatB-related O-acetyltransferase has product MDDDVDPKFTASATSTIPKSVNITSQTTIEHPIHVGPGCVVMADSIGRYCFINANTCIFDSVTIGKFVTFARNCQIGGVEHPIHYVSTSFFRISKKWFPDDPVVQGAETIPNKTPKNRKRSNKIVVGSDVWFGASSLVLKGITIGDGAVVGAGAVVTKDVPPYAIVAGNPAKIIRYRFDHQTIRDLLRLRWWDRDIDIILKLPLDNVEKTIALLSEIDAEKTKPTSIFSVKRWLS; this is encoded by the coding sequence ATGGACGATGACGTAGACCCAAAATTCACCGCGAGCGCTACATCGACCATTCCTAAATCAGTCAATATTACATCACAAACTACTATCGAGCACCCCATTCACGTTGGTCCCGGCTGCGTGGTGATGGCCGACAGCATCGGTCGGTATTGCTTTATCAACGCAAACACGTGCATCTTTGACAGCGTCACAATTGGCAAATTCGTCACATTCGCGCGCAACTGTCAGATTGGCGGTGTCGAACATCCAATACACTATGTTTCAACGAGCTTCTTTCGGATATCTAAGAAGTGGTTTCCAGATGACCCGGTAGTTCAAGGCGCCGAAACTATCCCCAATAAAACACCAAAGAACAGAAAACGCTCGAATAAAATAGTTGTCGGTAGCGATGTTTGGTTTGGTGCGTCAAGCTTAGTATTGAAAGGCATCACGATCGGCGATGGTGCCGTAGTTGGAGCCGGGGCAGTCGTAACCAAAGATGTGCCGCCATACGCGATTGTTGCAGGAAACCCTGCCAAGATTATACGATACCGCTTTGATCATCAGACCATCAGAGACCTTCTTCGCCTCAGATGGTGGGACCGAGATATAGATATTATTCTGAAACTGCCGCTCGATAATGTTGAAAAGACCATTGCGCTTCTCTCGGAGATAGACGCCGAGAAGACCAAGCCAACGTCCATATTTTCAGTAAAGCGATGGCTTTCGTAG
- a CDS encoding GNAT family N-acetyltransferase, whose translation MAGKGPFSPTARDFQAEYGSLQGLLRFLAFCLTEPRLAAGELYLYTLKVDAKLRGQGGGTMLLEAVAAAAAESGCDTVTLQVAGHNPAVSTYRRNGFVVSRRLRLGPLRLLFPFADVLTMKRVLR comes from the coding sequence GTGGCGGGCAAGGGGCCCTTTTCGCCGACGGCGCGGGATTTCCAGGCAGAATATGGATCGCTGCAGGGATTGCTGCGCTTCCTCGCCTTTTGCCTCACGGAGCCCCGTCTGGCCGCTGGCGAACTCTATCTCTACACGCTGAAGGTTGATGCCAAGCTTCGCGGCCAAGGCGGCGGAACAATGCTCCTGGAAGCTGTCGCTGCGGCAGCCGCGGAAAGCGGTTGCGATACCGTCACACTCCAGGTCGCCGGGCATAATCCGGCCGTTTCGACATATCGCCGAAACGGCTTTGTCGTCAGCAGGCGCCTCAGGCTGGGGCCGCTGCGCCTGCTTTTCCCGTTTGCGGATGTGCTGACGATGAAGCGCGTCCTGCGCTAG
- a CDS encoding O-succinylhomoserine sulfhydrylase, with the protein MSKSWRPATQLVHGGTLRSQYGEMSEAIYLTQGFVYDTSEAAEARFKGETDGFIYARYGSPTNDMFEKRMCALEGAEDARATASGMAAVTAAILCQLKAGDHIVAARALFGSCRWVVETLAPKYGIECTLVDGRHLENWEKAITPKTKVFFLESPTNPTLEIVDIAGVAKLANQIGAKVVVDNVFATPLFQKPLELGAHIVIYSATKHIDGQGRCLGGVVLSDKQWIDENLHDYFRHTGPAMSPFNAWTLLKGIETLPLRVAQQTKNASKIADFLAEQKQVARVIYPGRKDHPQADIIAKQMTGGSTLVCFELKGGKEAAFKLQNALDVVTISNNLGDTRSLITHPATTTHKNLSDEARAELGISAGTVRLSAGIEDTDDLLEDFAQALSKVKA; encoded by the coding sequence ATGAGCAAGTCCTGGCGCCCTGCAACCCAACTCGTTCACGGAGGCACTCTGCGCTCGCAATATGGCGAGATGTCGGAAGCGATCTACCTGACGCAAGGCTTCGTCTATGACACGTCCGAGGCGGCGGAAGCGCGCTTCAAGGGCGAGACCGACGGCTTCATCTATGCCCGCTACGGCAGCCCCACCAACGACATGTTCGAAAAGCGCATGTGCGCGCTCGAGGGCGCTGAAGATGCGCGCGCCACGGCCTCCGGCATGGCTGCCGTTACCGCGGCGATCCTCTGCCAGCTGAAGGCCGGCGATCATATCGTTGCGGCCCGCGCCCTGTTCGGCTCCTGCCGCTGGGTGGTCGAGACGCTGGCACCGAAATACGGCATCGAATGCACGCTGGTCGACGGCCGCCACCTGGAAAACTGGGAAAAGGCGATCACCCCGAAGACCAAGGTGTTCTTCCTGGAGAGCCCGACGAACCCGACGCTCGAGATCGTCGATATCGCCGGCGTTGCCAAGCTCGCCAACCAGATCGGCGCCAAGGTTGTTGTCGACAACGTCTTTGCGACGCCGCTCTTCCAGAAGCCGCTGGAGCTCGGCGCCCATATCGTCATCTATTCGGCGACCAAGCATATCGATGGTCAGGGCCGCTGCCTCGGCGGCGTCGTTCTCTCCGACAAGCAGTGGATCGACGAGAACCTGCACGATTATTTCCGCCACACCGGCCCGGCAATGTCGCCGTTCAATGCCTGGACGCTGCTGAAGGGCATCGAGACCCTGCCGCTGCGCGTCGCCCAGCAGACGAAGAACGCCTCGAAGATCGCCGACTTCCTGGCGGAGCAGAAGCAGGTCGCCCGCGTGATCTATCCGGGCCGCAAGGACCATCCGCAGGCCGATATCATCGCCAAGCAGATGACCGGTGGCTCGACGCTGGTCTGCTTCGAGCTGAAGGGCGGCAAGGAAGCCGCCTTCAAGCTGCAGAACGCGCTCGACGTCGTGACGATCTCCAACAATCTCGGCGACACCCGCAGCCTGATCACCCATCCGGCAACGACGACGCACAAGAACCTGTCGGACGAGGCGCGCGCCGAACTCGGCATTTCGGCAGGCACCGTTCGCCTCTCGGCTGGCATCGAAGACACGGACGACCTGCTGGAAGACTTCGCGCAGGCTCTGTCGAAAGTGAAGGCGTGA
- the apaG gene encoding Co2+/Mg2+ efflux protein ApaG, producing MYRALTRDIEVVVEPFYLEEQSDPDDDRYVWGYRIVISNNSELSVKLVNRYWNITDQNGVVDEVTGPGVVGEQPRLEPGDTYEYSSGCPLDTPSGLMFGHYQMETDEGELFDVEIPAFSLDSPGLLRVLN from the coding sequence ATGTATCGCGCCCTCACACGAGATATAGAAGTTGTCGTCGAGCCGTTTTATCTGGAGGAGCAATCCGATCCGGACGATGACCGCTATGTCTGGGGATATCGCATCGTCATCAGCAACAATTCCGAGCTCTCTGTAAAACTCGTCAACCGTTACTGGAACATAACGGATCAGAACGGCGTGGTTGACGAAGTGACGGGACCGGGCGTGGTTGGCGAGCAGCCGCGGCTGGAGCCCGGCGATACCTATGAATACTCATCGGGATGCCCGCTCGATACGCCATCGGGGCTGATGTTCGGCCATTACCAGATGGAGACGGATGAAGGCGAGCTCTTCGATGTCGAGATACCCGCCTTCTCCCTGGATTCACCCGGCCTGCTCAGAGTGCTGAACTGA
- a CDS encoding capsular biosynthesis protein, protein MPENTEPLITAIIPVRLSKDSLYDEVERIERIAKTLPAGYELVIVDYGTSVQRAHELATVSQKHGARLVRVETEGQPFSIGAARDIGTQQARTPLVVYHDIDFLMSTDGYKRVLMECRLRGMPENAYAFFALPGIYLTQSFTRRYLELHSAGEGNFADLMAHDGVIKHDRSVYDSHTYAISAIVANRYHLLAIGGHDKSFTGHGAEDFELMHRLSSYYRRGPRPRDYYLNTRNNSILKYEGFRAFYALYGIDVFQRGVAIVHLWHPRREEADYVGTNNQTRVSKSMADYDRGLTSISPLEDMNSTEMTLVLVDPSSMPSRALRHIYPALGRFRSIPERSFADALSLSDFVKAEGFTRVFFLNPYGNAHRLSLYQGVKAAGIRFIAYDRGALPDSWFFDTKGFLGESDSYARTAWDHPLSDRDREAILDWFQAFNREEQTLEINGPRTGADHLRRSLPLGDRKVIFVALQRPSDTATVYFSGACKDAATFNDWVAQLAATLDPRKYVVVVKKHPLETVKPAINGVVFADDNAHIRDLIDLADKVVLINSGSGLIAAALGKPVICCGQAFYQHSGFAFAATSPAELIELSTASLSVDDEVKLRFMKYLVFDYYSFGKTEYSSKVEPDGSLRRLATRTAFSEIRGLTPTPLRLGAIPKGHSLNSPIFHSFGGANGVKARPKLMPFSRRALMPIVRPFVRAIGNQKDLQKFNADPVAFFASLRNPLHRNVGALLFGTGK, encoded by the coding sequence ATGCCAGAAAATACTGAACCGCTAATTACAGCGATCATTCCAGTTCGCCTGTCAAAAGATAGCCTTTATGATGAAGTCGAGCGCATTGAGCGAATTGCAAAAACGTTGCCGGCTGGCTATGAGCTTGTCATTGTTGACTACGGTACATCCGTCCAGCGCGCTCATGAATTAGCAACTGTCTCACAAAAGCATGGAGCTCGGTTAGTCAGAGTTGAGACCGAGGGACAACCGTTTAGCATCGGCGCAGCCAGAGATATAGGTACGCAACAAGCCCGAACACCATTGGTGGTGTATCACGACATCGACTTCCTTATGTCCACGGACGGATACAAGCGAGTCTTGATGGAATGCCGATTGCGAGGAATGCCAGAGAACGCCTACGCTTTTTTCGCGTTACCGGGCATATACTTAACTCAATCTTTCACCAGGCGATATCTTGAGCTTCATTCCGCTGGCGAAGGAAACTTCGCTGACCTTATGGCGCATGATGGCGTCATAAAGCACGATAGATCAGTCTACGACAGCCACACCTACGCCATCTCAGCAATTGTCGCTAATCGCTATCACTTGCTGGCGATTGGAGGGCATGACAAGAGTTTCACCGGACATGGTGCGGAAGACTTTGAGTTGATGCATCGCCTCAGCTCATATTACCGACGCGGACCAAGACCAAGAGACTACTATCTAAATACTCGGAACAATTCCATTCTGAAGTATGAGGGGTTTCGGGCCTTCTACGCGCTCTACGGGATAGACGTCTTCCAACGAGGTGTTGCAATCGTTCACTTATGGCATCCTCGCAGGGAAGAGGCTGATTACGTAGGCACAAACAACCAAACGCGCGTATCGAAGAGCATGGCCGACTACGATCGAGGGCTGACCTCTATATCTCCGCTGGAGGATATGAACTCGACGGAGATGACACTTGTGCTCGTCGATCCGAGCTCCATGCCATCGCGCGCACTTCGCCACATATATCCGGCTCTGGGTCGGTTTCGCTCGATACCGGAAAGATCGTTCGCAGACGCGCTTTCGCTTAGCGACTTTGTAAAGGCAGAGGGATTCACCCGTGTCTTCTTCCTAAATCCATATGGCAATGCCCACCGTCTTTCACTCTACCAGGGCGTCAAGGCAGCCGGGATTAGATTTATAGCCTACGATCGCGGCGCACTGCCGGACAGTTGGTTTTTTGATACCAAAGGTTTCTTGGGGGAGAGCGACTCATATGCCCGCACCGCTTGGGATCACCCGCTATCTGATCGCGACCGAGAGGCTATTCTTGACTGGTTCCAGGCGTTCAATCGTGAAGAGCAAACTCTTGAGATCAACGGTCCGCGAACCGGCGCGGATCATCTTCGCCGGAGTTTGCCGCTAGGGGATCGCAAGGTGATATTCGTTGCTTTGCAAAGACCTTCAGATACCGCAACGGTTTACTTTTCGGGCGCATGCAAGGATGCCGCAACATTTAACGACTGGGTAGCGCAACTTGCAGCAACGTTGGATCCAAGAAAGTACGTGGTCGTTGTAAAAAAGCATCCGCTTGAGACGGTCAAGCCTGCGATCAACGGCGTCGTCTTCGCTGACGACAATGCCCATATCCGAGATCTGATCGACTTGGCGGACAAAGTTGTGCTGATAAATTCAGGAAGCGGGCTCATCGCGGCTGCCTTAGGAAAGCCAGTCATTTGCTGCGGTCAAGCCTTTTACCAGCATAGCGGATTTGCTTTCGCGGCAACTTCGCCAGCTGAACTGATCGAGCTGTCCACAGCCAGCCTTTCTGTTGACGACGAAGTAAAGCTGCGATTTATGAAATATCTTGTTTTCGACTATTATTCTTTTGGTAAAACAGAATACTCAAGCAAAGTCGAACCCGATGGATCCTTGCGACGCCTAGCGACCAGAACGGCTTTCTCTGAGATTCGAGGTTTGACACCGACCCCCCTGCGACTGGGGGCGATCCCGAAAGGCCACAGTCTAAACTCGCCGATCTTTCATTCATTTGGCGGCGCAAACGGCGTAAAAGCAAGACCGAAGCTTATGCCATTCTCTAGAAGAGCTCTGATGCCGATCGTGAGGCCTTTCGTCAGGGCTATCGGCAATCAGAAAGACCTACAGAAATTCAACGCAGATCCCGTGGCTTTCTTTGCTAGTCTTAGGAACCCGCTACACCGTAATGTTGGAGCGCTGTTATTTGGGACCGGAAAATGA
- a CDS encoding 2'-deoxycytidine 5'-triphosphate deaminase has protein sequence MMARETGILADRAIAALFEAGRLVSERELDRDQIQPASLDLRLGAKAFRVRASFMPGPSHLVADKLDRLSLHVIDLSEGAVLETGCVYIVPLMERLDLPSDMSASANPKSSTGRLDIFTRVITDYAQEFDKIPAGYSGPLYLEISPRTFPIVVRRGSRLSQIRFRVGHSILGEPELQALHDAETLVASSKPNVSGGGIALSIDLTGDKEGLIGYRGKHHTAVVDVDKKAQHDIFDFWEPLYSRGRNELILDPDEFYILVSREAVHVPPHYAAEMTPFDPLVGEFRVHYAGFFDPGFGHAPAGGRGSRAVLEVRSHEVPFILEDGQIVGRLIYEHMLEKPVSLYGSGLGSNYQAQGLKLSKHFRI, from the coding sequence ATGATGGCTCGCGAAACTGGAATTTTGGCCGATCGTGCCATTGCTGCGTTGTTTGAAGCCGGCCGCCTCGTGTCGGAGCGGGAGCTTGATCGCGATCAGATCCAGCCGGCGAGCCTGGATCTGCGTCTCGGCGCCAAGGCTTTCCGGGTCCGCGCCAGCTTCATGCCGGGTCCCTCGCATCTGGTGGCCGACAAGCTCGATCGCCTCAGTCTGCACGTCATCGATCTCTCGGAAGGCGCGGTTCTCGAAACCGGCTGCGTCTACATCGTTCCGCTGATGGAGCGCCTCGACCTGCCATCGGATATGTCGGCCTCGGCCAATCCGAAGAGCTCGACCGGCCGTCTCGATATCTTCACCCGAGTCATCACCGATTACGCCCAGGAATTCGACAAGATCCCGGCCGGCTATTCCGGGCCGCTCTATCTCGAGATATCGCCGCGCACTTTCCCGATCGTCGTGCGCCGCGGCTCGCGCCTGTCGCAGATCCGCTTCCGCGTCGGCCACTCCATCTTGGGTGAGCCGGAGCTGCAGGCCCTGCACGACGCCGAAACGCTGGTCGCCAGCAGCAAGCCGAACGTCTCGGGCGGTGGCATTGCGCTGTCGATCGATCTCACCGGCGACAAGGAAGGCCTGATCGGCTACCGCGGCAAGCACCACACGGCTGTCGTCGATGTCGACAAGAAGGCCCAGCACGATATCTTCGATTTCTGGGAGCCGCTCTATAGTCGCGGCCGCAACGAGCTGATCCTCGATCCGGACGAATTCTACATCCTCGTCTCCCGCGAAGCCGTCCACGTCCCGCCGCATTATGCGGCCGAGATGACCCCCTTCGACCCGCTGGTCGGCGAATTCCGCGTCCACTACGCCGGCTTCTTCGATCCGGGCTTCGGCCATGCACCCGCCGGCGGCCGCGGCAGCCGTGCCGTCCTCGAGGTCCGCAGCCACGAAGTCCCCTTCATCCTCGAAGACGGCCAGATCGTCGGCCGCCTCATCTACGAGCACATGCTGGAAAAGCCCGTCAGCCTCTACGGCTCCGGCCTCGGCTCCAACTACCAAGCCCAGGGCCTAAAGCTCTCGAAACACTTCCGCATCTGA